From a region of the Paraburkholderia caribensis genome:
- a CDS encoding MFS transporter produces the protein MNTDQSASLADAPISSSSIASQRRWLAVFSIALGSFAFVTTEYLPVGVLPKIAADLGVTPGTAGLMTTTPGLIAAISAPMLLLAAGRLNRRSILLLLSVALVASNLIAALASTFTTMLVGRALLGISLGGFWTVALGVSGQIVAEEEIAKASATIFMGITLATVIGVPLGTFIAELASWRVSFFATAALALAALLMQATLLPDLPPRAAARIADFGRMLARGTVLRSLVLVALLFGAHFCAYTYIAPFLEDNASLGATWVTALLLGFGIVGFMSNFVASAFVTSHPRLSLFAMTALVMASLVALPAFAHMHGAVVAGVLAWGIAYGAIPLCLSMWMQMTSPKQPEAASALFVSAVQTAIAAGSLAGGVTVDHAGATGAMHLGVLLSALGLAVLASFATTRRTLASALEG, from the coding sequence ATGAATACCGATCAATCCGCGTCGCTCGCCGACGCGCCCATATCGTCTTCATCCATCGCAAGCCAGCGACGCTGGCTCGCCGTGTTCTCGATCGCGCTCGGCTCGTTCGCTTTCGTGACGACGGAATACCTGCCCGTCGGCGTGCTGCCCAAAATCGCCGCAGACCTCGGCGTCACGCCCGGCACGGCAGGCCTGATGACGACCACGCCCGGACTCATCGCCGCCATCTCCGCGCCGATGCTGCTGCTTGCCGCGGGCCGCCTGAACCGGCGTTCGATTCTGCTGTTGCTGTCGGTCGCGCTGGTCGCGTCGAACCTCATTGCAGCGCTCGCAAGCACTTTCACGACAATGCTCGTCGGACGTGCATTGCTCGGCATCAGCCTTGGCGGGTTCTGGACCGTCGCACTCGGCGTCTCCGGACAGATCGTCGCGGAAGAAGAAATCGCCAAGGCCAGTGCGACCATCTTCATGGGTATCACGCTCGCCACTGTCATTGGCGTGCCGCTCGGGACGTTCATTGCGGAACTGGCGTCGTGGCGCGTCTCGTTCTTCGCGACGGCTGCGCTCGCGCTCGCAGCGCTGCTGATGCAGGCGACGCTGCTGCCCGATCTGCCGCCGCGCGCGGCAGCCCGCATCGCCGACTTCGGCCGCATGCTGGCGCGTGGGACCGTGTTGCGCAGCCTCGTGCTGGTCGCCTTGCTGTTCGGCGCTCACTTCTGCGCGTACACGTATATCGCGCCCTTTCTCGAAGACAACGCGTCGCTCGGCGCGACCTGGGTGACGGCGCTGTTGCTTGGCTTCGGCATCGTCGGCTTCATGTCGAACTTCGTCGCGTCGGCGTTCGTGACATCGCATCCCCGGCTCTCGCTATTCGCGATGACTGCACTCGTGATGGCGTCGCTGGTGGCGCTTCCCGCGTTCGCCCACATGCACGGTGCGGTGGTCGCGGGTGTACTCGCGTGGGGCATCGCCTACGGCGCGATTCCGCTGTGCCTGAGCATGTGGATGCAGATGACTTCGCCGAAGCAGCCGGAAGCCGCATCGGCGCTGTTCGTCAGCGCCGTGCAGACGGCGATCGCCGCAGGTTCGCTCGCGGGCGGCGTGACCGTCGATCACGCGGGTGCTACGGGCGCGATGCATCTTGGCGTGCTGCTGTCGGCATTGGGGCTTGCAGTGCTCGCATCGTTCGCGACGACGCGGCGCACACTGGCAAGCGCGCTCGAAGGTTGA